In Leptospiraceae bacterium, a genomic segment contains:
- a CDS encoding high-potential iron-sulfur protein, giving the protein MDFEKISRKHFIKTVGAIGLGTLLTTELFSQAKCDDVSGLKPEEIKQRKDLKYTDKSPDPKKLCSNCALWVPPKTKGACGGCNLIKGPIHPNGWCTSWVPKG; this is encoded by the coding sequence ATGGATTTCGAAAAAATATCCCGTAAGCATTTTATCAAAACCGTTGGAGCAATTGGTTTAGGAACCCTCTTGACAACAGAGCTCTTTTCTCAAGCAAAGTGTGATGATGTATCCGGCTTAAAGCCTGAGGAAATCAAGCAAAGAAAGGATCTCAAATACACTGACAAATCCCCAGACCCAAAGAAACTCTGTAGCAATTGTGCGCTCTGGGTTCCACCAAAAACCAAGGGAGCTTGCGGTGGATGTAATCTCATCAAAGGTCCCATTCATCCGAATGGATGGTGCACTTCTTGGGTTCCCAAAGGATAA